ACGGgtaaaaagaataaatacacatttacagattatacagatatactgtatagacGCGCACATCTTCGATCTTCCACTATTGTCTGTGACCTTAACTGTTAAATTCAAAATCACATAAATCCTAATGGCTGAGAAGGAGGTGGCATTTAAGACCAAGATGAATATTTTATgtgatgtgagaaaaaaaaaaaaaaaaggctcggAGGCAATCGTTGAAGGGTCACCTTTGATACTTTCAAAAATAGAAGCCTATATGGAGTCAGTGATAGTTATGTGTCTCTGCTCATGTGTGTgagaaaatgattaaaacattcaaaccgCCACCTGAATCCAATCATACAGGTTACAAATCAAAGCTTAACTATGATTACGTGTTTGTGAGATTGTGCAAACCAGTGAGTGAGTGCTCCAGCTGTCAGATGGGCTGCACATATGTATGCACAAGCCAACGTAttacagaacaacaacaaactctTCCTCCCGTTTGAAGCCGACCTTATCACCTTCCCAtccctgctctgctccctgCTCCACTGTCCAGTCACTGTCAGCATGCCATAAATCCAGGCGCTCTTCTGCCAATGTGTCTCTGAAGTTCAGGAATGCCCGAGAGGGATTTAAGACCCAGTGAGTTATGGGAACACCTGGGAGGGATGAAGtgggggaggggtgtgtgtgtgggggggtgagctGCAGTAGAGGTTCAAATATTCCTATACCTTTGAAGGGCAGCATGTTGACAGCCAACAAGACTGATGAATTCGTTCTGGTGCTCAACTATCTTTGGTGTGGATAATACGCCTTTGAATCAGTGAATTAGCATGAAATGCACACATGCTGATTTTATGTACACTCCCTCACTCACACCTATTGTTTTCAACAAATGCGAACATATGCATGCAATAAGGACCAGCAGCGACTTCAGATGAGTAGAGATGTCAAGGAATTCACGGATGGTGGAGAGATGGGTGATTTTGAAAAGGCTGAAGGTTATGAAAACAGAACAAGGCAGGGGTTATGGCACCAGACACTTCTGCACAGCAAGCTGACATTCTTTTCGCTTGCTTGCTCAAAGTCACCAAACTGTTGGTCCCTGTCCTTGCAGAGACACTAAAAGCCCATCCATTTGTTGTCTGCCATTGAGAACCGAGGATTGTTTGAATAGGTGTGCGTCCTTGGCTGGCTTTCAGTTTCCCAGTATTGTGTGTTGAGCTTCAACTATTGTTTTCACGGATTAATCTGTCTGTTATTGTTTGGTTAATCAAGCAATTGCTTATTCTCTAAAAAGttgcaaaacaataaaaaatgtccccataattttcagctttttattcTCATGCAGCAAATATGCAGTTTACAATGATTATGAGATTTTCCATTCAACTGTAACTAACTACCGTAGATAATTAAGctaatggaaaaaaattgaTTGAAAAATCAGACTTGTCTATTTTAATTAAGAACCCTGTAAAAAGGCTACTAAATATGAGCTTGGTGCTTATAAACATGTTActgtgtaaaaagaaaaaaaaaatcactgtgcTCTCCTTCTGACGACCCATTTagaagacaaagacaagaaaGTATTGTACTCAAGAATTGCAGGTATTTTAAACTATAGTGCAAGTATTTCGATCTGatatgagatttttttttcctaatgaaACCCTGATTGGTTACCAATTCCCTCAGTCAGCAAAGAAATGGGTTTGGCCATTGATGTAATGCTGGATAAATTCAGTAAACCcgacatgctaacatttgcaCTGTAGACAACGTATGCTGGAACACATTGGTCTAAGCTTACATTAAAAAGACACAAGATAGCAACTCTTACATTCTTGTCTATCTCACTTGCTTTTTAGGGAGGGGTTTTGTAATTGGCCGCTTTCCCAAAGTCATAGGAGACACCTTCAAATATCTTGTTTTGTCTAATGAATAGTCAGTGTTCAAAAGACATGCAGTTTCCAATATTGTAAGACTTACTTGATTAATCCATTACCCAAATTATTTTGGTCCTGCTCTTTGTGTTTTATGGGTCTGAAATGACTCCATGAAGATGACATGATTATTATCCATGTTATCTCCACACATGATGGACAACGCAGCAGGGACATAATCGTCAATACGCAAAAGAATAAATCACTCGGTTTATTGCTCTTTGCGTTTGCTGCAGATGTGTCTCAGTGTTTCTCACAGTCAGTGTGTATACCTTTCCAGTTCCTGATGGGAGGCCATCAATTTTGCCATTAAAATTGAGTCATGCAAGTAGCTGATCCCTGTGATATATGTGTAATCTCAAATGTCCAATAAACCCCACTTCTTGCTTTTAAAGGATAAATGATAGAGAATAAATGACGTGGTTCAAAAATCGAAAGTGTAAGGAAAAGTGAAAGGAGGGCAAATAAGAGCAAACACTTGATATTCCAGAGATAATGTAATAGGCTGTGCCATATTACAAATGATAGGACACCACAAAGATATTGTTTCTCTTTCAGTTGCATTGATTTTGTCGAAGATGGCTTTGTAGCCAGCCCAGGTGATTAGCCCCCACCAACCACAATCAATCAGTGCTCACAGCATCTCATGAAGACGATATTTGCAggagtgaaataaatgtttagaaataaaacagaagtggaGGGTAATTAAAGGAAAATAGGCCATAGACAAGGAAAGAACAGcagagaagacacacacacaaaaaatccaaacaaGAGCAGCAGCCACATCACTGTCACTGAACTCTTTGTTTTGTTGGATTCAGCTTTGCTGATTCACAAATTGATATGGCCTTCTAAATTTCCTGTCCACCCTGCCTCGTCTATGAAGGGCTCTCCTCTTATCGAGCGCATAATGAAACCTCCAGCATCCAGCATTTCAGTTGACAAAGGCTTCAGGTTAAAGAACAAATAAGGTTAACACAGTTCGCTGTTTGATCTACAATTTAGCATGGAGAAAAATGAACTAAATCTGGTATTGTTTCCATGTGTCATGGTGTGCTAGACACAGAGCCTCCATCCAAATACATGCCAGGAGCAGAATTGCAGTGGTGGATGAGACACAGATAATTCTGAGCTGTTATTTGAGATGAGTCAGAatacaggtggaaaaaaaataaagtaaaaggcAACACCTACAGAGGGTGCACAGCATATAATTAAAGTCTGAatgtctgcatttcatttttagtcATCCTCTGTTGTTTTGTCAACTTTTCCAGCAGCACAGTAACTGCCAAAGACAATTTCCATGGCTGATGTGATTACAAACTATTCTGCTAGCctaggaagaagaaagagtaaTGTGTCTCTGGatacacaaaatgttttttccgcTTTTTCAATTTACCCCCACACTAAACGGCCATTTGAGTCCATCTAGACACTGCTGACTAACACTGAAGCTTGTGTTTACAGACAAAGGTGTTGAATGTCTTTCCTTCCTtgtaaaatacatgaaaacactTCTCTTTATACTTCTAATTTTGCTTTTACGTCAACATCCTTTCTGAGATTGCTGTTCGTCTCTGCCAGTCTAGTGAGAGGAATGTGTGATGCTTTCCTTGTATATGAGTTCATTCACATGCGAgccataaacacaaaaaaattcattaaaaCTCATCTTTCATTAGGATGAATCTCAGACAAGTCTGTACCCTCCCCAGACAACATTTTTGCCATGATGAGAGTAGATATGGTGAGAAAACAGGACTTTGAATATATTGCCACCAAATACGGGTGGTCCAATTTATTTTTGTGGTGATTTGAAGCgtaaaaagaaggaaaagaagaaataagcCTTCCTGTGTTCACCAAGTCCATGTCTGTTCTAAAGCTGGAGCTTGTTAAATGCCTCCTCGACCGATCCCTGACTGGATATGTTGGCCACTGGACAGCTTGTGGCCGTCTACAAGACACCACCAACAAGTTCCCTTGGAGATCTTGGATAGCATGTCTGAATATTCACTCATAGCAGTAGTACTCTGATTTGTGAGCTGCTAACTGCAAGAACCAAGCCAGTGATGATTTGTCTCtgatcagggttttttttttttttactgatctCCAAAAAATGTTGGCCAAGAAAAAGTCAGGGCTGCAGTGTTGCGAAGTCGACCAAAAAGCAACCCAGATGCTTTTGGCCATCTGTTCCTACTTTTTTAACCAATAAAATTACATAATCTTCAATAAGTTTTCTCATGATCACCAAATGCATTTATTCACTGTCTTTGAACTGTGGGGTCCGAGCAAGGTGTAATGAAAACCTACACAAAACCATCAAGTTCTGACCATTGGCTCCTTTATTAGCAATAAGACTCTAGTGCTGAAAACTTCCCCAGGTTgttttcaaagacaaaaaaataataaaaggaatATCTTATAATGAAAGTTTTCTGACAACTTCAAGCTGAAAATACACAGCACACTGATTTCCTTGGATAATTCACCATAGCAATGCTGGCTGATGTTGTTGTTAGACAGAGAGGGTAATAATACCTCAGAAAACTTACCCAGTCTGCATAATATTTGTACAcaagaagttaaaaaaattcTCCCCcacaaaaagtttcagttactTATGCAGTATGTACACTGTTGTGTCACCTTTCTCATGCATTGCCACATTATGCTATGCTAGGTTGCCCCTGTCTCACCTTCACCACGGCATGTCTAATCTTGTTGAAATGACAATGATACTGCAGAGTCAGCCATAACCCCCCCTAATGTTTGTCTCTAGTGAGCACTTCCCCCTTCCTCCCTCTAAGAAGAGAAGCCGGCACCTGGACGCAACCCAAATCAACTGCCTGCCTGTTATGGCTGGCTTCATCGCTGCATGCTTGAGTGCACTCTATTTCTAGCGATACTCCTGTCGACCTGTCCACTCAACTGATTGACTGTCGTGACATTTTCTCACAGTTAGCTTTAATCATTTCACTATAACATTGCACCATTATGGAAAGAAGCAAGCCGGCACATTTGTGTTGTACACCAGCCTACTATGAGGGCACAAAGTGCAATTTACATAGAAATGACCAAATTACTGGGGACTGGTACAGCCAATGGGTGCTATAATTCAAAATGACTACTGTGACCACATGCAGGTCTGTGGTACAGACTCCAGCCAACGCTAACATTCAGAGTATGAGTGGTCAGCTAGGACGATGCATTGTGCTGATTCAGCAGGTTGTGGGTATTTTGTGATCAAGTATCACACATCCTCTTGCCCTTCACTGTATCGATCTCTTCGGACTACAGGTTTAGAGAAGACAAAGTCCTGATGACACAGACACAGGGTATAAATATTCATCTGAAAACTTAAAACTTTACAATAAAATATCTTGATTCTGAAAGTTGGGTTTGTGTTGCAGAATTTGCATGCAGCATTTTAGAATTATTAAACTCCATCCCTTAGTTCTTGCTATTCAGCCATAGAGTCACCACATCTGTGGATGGCTAATTTGAACCAATTATCTCTGTCCACAGATATAGGAGCAAATTTATAACTTCCACTCACAACAATGCAGAGAAACATCTTAATTATAGCCACAAGTGCTGTTGACCACGTTCAACAGCAAAATGAAACATTATCTCCCAATGAATACGATATGTTATTCtttccaacaaaaaaatgaaaaaaacaaaaaacaaaaccccagtCATTTCCATAAGCACACTAATTCACATTTACATAGAGATGAATCCAGATGCAAATGAGAAAAATGGCATCTACTTGAAACAGGGCCCCTAGCTGCACCGAGGCATCAACAGGCATCTCCCAGAGGAAAAGCAAAATCAATCAAGCATGTCAGTCATATCCAGCTTGGCATTCTCATTTAAAGTTAGTAAGGGAAAAGTTAGATGTAATATTTGAACATGTGGACTTTACAAGGAAGCTAAGGCCATACGTAGCTGTTCAGACAAAACTGAATTTATGACAGTTGTTATAAAAGCGGAATAAAGAACATGCTGTACTTGTCTTTCATTCAGACTTTCTGCTGGTATTGAGAGAGCCATCACTATGCGCTTACTGCGGTCATCGTACCATTCAGTGAACCTGATAATACtataaaatgcaaatgattCACGTGAAATCAAATGAGGCTTATTCTGTGCATTCTGCAGAATATACTGTAGTCTGACATTTTGGAGACAGAGCTTGAGGGATGCAGCATAACAAATAGGATGAAATTACGTGATGAAATTaatcaggatttatttttatgtgtgctATGACTGGCATGAAGCAAATCCTTTTAAGGAGAAATCGAGGGAATCCAAATTGAGGTTTTATCGTTTCTTGTTCCTAAAACAGTTTAATGGATTATATGCGGATGTctgtttattcataaacataAGGACCATGTTACTCAAAAGCTAATAATAGCCTAAAAGAACGATGAGGAATGTATTAACCTCtgtgtcatttttctttcactaCTGACTACATGAAAGATCTTACTCACTGGCAATCATGgcaaagtaaaaataatgaaataaacaaatgcaaTGGGCAAAACCGAGTTTTATAATGAGGAGACTATGAGCAGGATGTTCTCTTCTATAATCTTCCTTAATCTGCAGGCATTGTCAGTTGCTATAGAGAGTAGACAACAGCTGGACAGATGTATTAGTCTGGTCCGCTTGGTGTTATTTATTGTGCTAGAGCTGTGTAAAGATGGATTCCTATAAGGTTATTGGTTGCAGACATTGGATTACAAAATTTTGGGAAATATCCTGTTTAAATAAGCAGAGATTTGTTATGGTCTTTTACATGGTCCTACCCGAGGTACAAACTCACATATTCAAAACTCGGACACACTCAGATTTACTAAAAACTGGTGTGTTATCACACATGACTTTAAAGTAAATCCATATGGCCTGGATTAACATTGCTGGGTCTCTCTTGTGATCTTTCCAGGTGCACACAGTTATTAAACTCACAGCATGTGACGAAATGTGACTCCCAAACCCACATTTGTGGATGGCAACTAACTGGAAGAAGGTTAAGACATCTTTAACGTTGGATAAACAAGTgaataatgaaaacacatttaaatttgatttcaaGAAAAGCAGACATACTTAGTactgtgatttttgtttttgttatacGTTGAGGGATGGAGCTTCGTTTCTTCATCTGTCTCACCGTCCCATTACCTTCTACTTGTCttgataaaaaaatatccaaagaCACAACCTTCTGTTTTAACCCCTTGTTTGGACAAAGTGTGGCTTTGTGCCAGCTCTCCAGGCACACCACATCCTGGCTGTCAGATACCCTCactgacaaccccccccccctcccgtttTAGCCCAGCCCCCCAGTTTACTCTTCATGGCCCGTATCCACTCAGCTGGGACTAACTGACTCTCCCACTAGTATGTGCCGTGTTTTGTAATGAAATCATTCAGTCATGCACAGGAAGTTCCCTGCACTGTATAGCCACGAAAGAATGTCAGTTATTATGTCCGTCCACTCACTCATGGCAGGCCTGCAGCAAAAAGGATAGTCTAAATCAGTCAGTCATATCgtatatgagaaaaaaaaaggattcagtCTCTTGTTCTTTAAATAATCGTTTGACATAATAATGCGGATGTTTGTGTCGTTTCTTTTTTCAGACTGTTTTTTTATATCCTAGTGATAGTGACTTTAGATGTTTGAGAATATACTGGAAATTTTAGAAAATaagcatattttatttctttacaaagGAGTGGTAACACTCTCATATATGTCTGATTGAAAAAAAGGTTGCAATCAGCAACCTGTTTGTTAAAATACAGACTGGAAATAAGGGGAGCCGGCTGGCCTGGCTTAATCTGCATGTAATATTTCTTCCTATTGTCTACTCTAATTACAGTGTTATAACTCATTATTAcattgagaaaaacaaatcattataAAAACTGCAAGTGGTGCCACAGGCAGATGTGCACCAGATTATTTCCTTGCCTGGCATTATGACATACTGAAGTCTTATCATCACTGAGAAACTGCCAGGCAACCAGCAGAGACCTCAAGAAATCAGTGCTCCCACTCAATGATACGTCTAAATTATAAGCCCATGTAAACAGGGTCAGtgtattttcattaaatattaccTTTTAATAACTGAGCTTTTGTCTTGCTGACAGGATAGCTGTTTCCAGTCATTTCATTTAATCCATCTGTGGTATTGATTTTCTCATCCAATTGTCAGAAACTCATAGCAATGTGCTTTTACTAAAATGTCTGTTCTTGATCTGTCCTGTCCTTTGAAAATGTTAGGGTTTCTTTTTAATATCATGAAATCGGATCTCCTCCAACTTTGACAAAGGTTTATGTACACAGCTGGGACTCCTTCTGCTCGCCTGCCtgagaagggttagggttgtctgtgtgcatttgtgtccATGGAGATGATCCTGCTCTCAGCTCCTCAGGAATGTTTGCAATTTtcacaaagaggaggaagatggactGCAGTACCTAGGGTCTCTGCTTGGGCCTGCTGTGGGCCTCCGGGTATAAGACAGTATGTGATTCAGCCAACTGACAGTGAAAACAAGTACATCTGGAAGGAGAAATGCCTCATCCTGTGCCCACTCAGTGCTGGCATGTGTAGAGCATAACTATCTGCCATATACCGCATGACAACATGTTGCGCTACTGCCACGAGCTACGACAGGTTGAACTCATTAGACTGTGTCACAAAGTTATGTGCACGAAACTTCTCTTGCCTctggatgaaagaaaaagagggacTTGGAGGAGTTTATGTGGTGATCGGAAACAAGCCAGGCAGAAAGAGTGAAGGAGAAACATATGTGAACATTTAAAAGGGGGATTCAACAATCTCTTTGATATCCACCATTAGCGTGATTACAGCTGGCATGGCCCCTTGTTAAAAATTGCTTTCTTGTCCAAAggaacgaacaaaaaaaaaaaaaaaaacctaattaaCAAAATGAAACTTTCATTCTCCATTTAGCTGACAAATGAAATTGACATTGGCGTTAGTAGGGAAGAcagatgaaggaaggaaggagtgaGAGGTGGTGAAATACTGGAGGGAAAGAAACATTGGATTTAATCCCTGGTGTTGTTAATCTCTCAGCAGCATTTGGCATTAACAGATTCTTAGTGCATGATGCACGgctgcgacccccccccccttgaaaCACATGTTCACATACTAACCCTACATCTGATGCATTAACATGACCTCCTTTCCCCTATACAGCAATTGGTGCACAGATTGATCCCTCATCTCTATTAGAGCAACATGAGGCAGCTCGTCTGGAAAAAACCTTTCAGTTACACCTGCTTAAacctctgctgctcctcagcCAATATGTAGTGAACCGGCAGGGAAGAGGCATGAATCACAAACGCTGACACGTGTTCAAATGAAATGTGAGTACAAATCAAGCCACTGTTTGAACAAGATACACCCCTACAAGATCCAAATGGTTATGTTGTCCACTGAATTTGTCCATAATGTCTATATTTGTAGTAAAATAAACCAGATGAGGTGCAGTAGCAAGAGGATGGAAAAAATTAGATAGCTGACTTTCCCCCTGATGATGAGCTTTTAACTCCAAACAGAAACGAAACACAAACCTGGACCCAGAGTGGTGCTTACAAGGAGACATCACTACCCAGTGTGTCAGATCAAAGAATGATGTGGCCCAGCAgaacaaaaaattaattaagGTTATCTTCATGCATATACAGTGGTTACACTTCCTCCTAAATGCTTTTCACAGTTCAGCTATTAACCTTTTGAAAACAGAAAGCAGGCTGCTTTGCTCTCATGTATGAGCAAAGCAATACTACCTTTAATCATAGGCTAGCATCTCAAAAGgagttttcttatttttcaaatGAGCACTTTGAAACAATAAATCATCCAGCATTGGCCGTAAGTCCACCGTTCAACCCGATAGAATGACCAATATTCTGTGAATCATCTTCTGAAAACAAGAAAGTCTTTACTTAGCTAGAGAGCACTAAAGCCTCTTGTCCATGGATATTTAATGATTTGAACTGTCTCAATAAGATTGTCATTTTAGGCAAAATTATAAACTGAATCAGAGATTCTTCTTGTAACTTGCATGTAGTGCAAGACATTTCTACAGCACAATGAGAGCAAGAACAATGGCTCAAGAAACCTAAGCACTCCACAGACAATGAAGACATTTTACGGATTCTATTAAGACAATCAAGTGTAAACTGCATGTAAAATACAGTTTGACAACAgttaaattacattacagtgtacatttttttttaaaaaaggggtcAAATACAATTTTGGAATGTTACAATGTATGTTAAATTAGTGGAGCATCAAAtcccccccaaaaccctttgtCAGACAACATCTACAacataaatacaatatttacaaTGGATATGATACACATAGAAGTTTAAGGCTGAATATTCAATCCAGACACAATTACACAAGTGCAGGTGCTACACGACCACGTCCTGTGCAAACTATCTTCTATAGAAAGGAAGCCGGAATTCAAGAATCAACTCATGTTAAGGCTTAGGAGAGACACGAGGCAAGAACCCGGGTGATGAAGGGCTGCACTGTGAAGCCTACAGTCACAAATATTAACAATTCTTGGAATTAATATTCCTGTACAGGGTGAGCCTCAGAGATGTGACCTACTCTTTATGCTCTCAGCTTAACACTTTTCAAATGAGTCATTTATTAAAAGTAGGCGATACATTCTATTAACAAGAGGTAGTTCAGCTTTAAAAGCCAGTTGGTTCTGTGTAATGTTTAATATAGCACAGGTGTTCCAGTTGCATCTGCAGACCTTGTTCAACTATTACATCTGCAAATCCATCACCTGTGCGCAAAGACTGTTCACAGCTGGGCGTACCTCCCTTTGCAatgcaaaatgtgtttgtataatCTGTCTATCCTGTCCTGGAGAACACCAGCATGCTCGTCTGAGAGAAATCCTAATTCCAGAGACAAAGGCTCGCTGTCTCTGTAGAGCTCCAATAGCTTTTTCCTGGAGTCTCTGCGGCTGTGCAACTCCTCCACACGCTGCGTGGTCCgttttctgaacacacacacagagttcagCACCGTGCTGTGATATTTCTCCCACATGTTCAACACCCGAAACCCGTGCACCAGTCCGGCCTCGTTGTCTATGAACACAAGGTCACCGCGGGGTGTTTTGAGCAGGTTGTTGGTGTCTCTCTCCATAACGTGAGAATCCCACTGCAGGCTGAACAGATTGCTGACGAGTCTGTCGAAGTTTGCCGTCAGGTAGTCGAACATGATGAGGTCGGTCCACTGCATCAGTTCAAGCAGCTCCGACGTTGTCTTATTCCACAGCTCCTCCAGCACCGGATGCAGCCCACTGCTCTCCTGTCTGAGCGGCGCAGGTGTGACCACCCCCGTCAGGTTGGAGACCCACTCAGTCAGAGAAACCACGGCCCGATCACTCCACTGTAAACTACCTATCCGTGCCCTCACCGACGACCATTGTTCGCTGTCAGTGTTCACTTGGGACAATATTAGAGGAGGCAGGTTTGTGATGCCCAACAAATTTGCAAGATAATATGTCAGAGCTTCTCCTTGCACCTGATCCGCGTTTATTCCGTAACGCACACATGCTTTGGTCCCATCTGCAAAAGTAGCGAGCTGGTTAGAGACCCTGCCGCATCCTGGCTCCAGCTTCACTATCCGCTCTGCCCTGGCTCTCGCCTGCCATGCCCGACTATATTCCTCCTTGAAGCCCACAGGCAGGAGCTCCTCCATCCGTTCACTCCAAAATACCCCATCCTCCACCGGGAAGCCCAACTTGACCGGACCCCCCTGCTGCCCTGACCTCTTGTTATCCCTATTCAGATGGTAATCACGATTTCCTACAGAGACATCTTGATCAGTAAGGTTGTGAACACCAAGCCTGCTCCCCAAGTGTGGTCTTTGTGCCGCTGGGACAGCAAGCAAAACCCGGAAAGTTTTGGCAGAGAGGTCCTCTGGTAGTCCTGGGTGAAAAGAGCCTCCACCCGGTGGTGAGAACCCCCGTTTCTGACGCTCCAAACTGTTCTCCAGCGCGCTCCAAACGTAGAAAACACTTGCAAGGGCGGACAGAAAAAGCAGAGCGAATAAGTTTGCCCAAAAAGCCTTCATGGCGCGCCCACCCTGCAGGTTGGGGACCGACGGAGGTCGAACAGGTTTCAATAACATTCGGAATAAAACTAATTTCTTTAATCCACAGTTGCGCTGCAGCGGCGGTGAGCCATGCGCTCCCGCGTcccgtccacacacacacacacacacacacacacagacacacacacacacacacaccaagccCTCACAGTTTGCAGCGTGACTGCCTAATATCAGAGTAGGAAGATCTCCGAAAGTGTGACTCTCCTCTCCCGTACTGCTCGGATGCCATCTCCCTCCACCTCTTCTGCGGGGGAACAGATCACCACTATTACACGTCCTCCATTACAGCCCACTGCTTTAGTGGGTGCTCTCCGCGCGATccgctcctctccctccctccctctctctctctctctctcgccgcCGGGCGTTGGGTGAGTTCTGATTTGTGGCGGTGTCGACACTGGGCGGCGAGTCACGTGACTCCAGTCCTGAGATGGTGGGCGGATCGCGGGAAGGAGGGTTCAGACAGAAGGGGAGCAAGTGCACCGCTCTGCGTGCGCACCGCGTGTGCGCGtttgagggagagagagcgggTCGTGCGGCTCTGGCATTGGCTGCCATTATGATAATTGATGCCCAGAGCAAAAATACTTGGGAAATAATATCAGTT
This region of Antennarius striatus isolate MH-2024 chromosome 4, ASM4005453v1, whole genome shotgun sequence genomic DNA includes:
- the fjx1 gene encoding four-jointed box protein 1, whose translation is MLLKPVRPPSVPNLQGGRAMKAFWANLFALLFLSALASVFYVWSALENSLERQKRGFSPPGGGSFHPGLPEDLSAKTFRVLLAVPAAQRPHLGSRLGVHNLTDQDVSVGNRDYHLNRDNKRSGQQGGPVKLGFPVEDGVFWSERMEELLPVGFKEEYSRAWQARARAERIVKLEPGCGRVSNQLATFADGTKACVRYGINADQVQGEALTYYLANLLGITNLPPLILSQVNTDSEQWSSVRARIGSLQWSDRAVVSLTEWVSNLTGVVTPAPLRQESSGLHPVLEELWNKTTSELLELMQWTDLIMFDYLTANFDRLVSNLFSLQWDSHVMERDTNNLLKTPRGDLVFIDNEAGLVHGFRVLNMWEKYHSTVLNSVCVFRKRTTQRVEELHSRRDSRKKLLELYRDSEPLSLELGFLSDEHAGVLQDRIDRLYKHILHCKGRYAQL